Within the uncultured Draconibacterium sp. genome, the region GGCTCGCATTTAAAAGGGCAAACCATTGAGTTGGACGGAAGTGTGTCGAGCCAGTATATTTCGGCGCTTTTGCTGATTGCCCCAACCATTGAAAATGGACTGACTTTAAAACTGAAAGGAAATATCACTTCGCGATCATACATAAAACTTACGCTGGAATTGATGGCCAAGTTTGGCATTCAATACCGTTGGGACAATAATGAGATTTTTGTGCCGGAGCAAAAGTATTTTGCCCGCGATTTTACCTGCGAAGCCGACTGGTCTGGAGCTTCTTACTGGTATCAGATTATGGCGTTGGTTGACAACGGAGAAGTTTTACTGGAAAATCTTTTACTCGACAGTTTGCAAGGCGATGCTAACATTGCTGGATGGTTTGAGCAGTTTGGGGTCACTTCAACACAAAAGAAAGAAGGTGTTCTGTTAGCAAAAAGCAAAAACAGACAGCCGGAGAAGCTGGTACTTGATTTTATTGAAAACCCTGATGTGGCACAAACCATGGCATGTTTGTGTGTGGCTAAAAATATTCCGTATCACTTCTCTGGTTTAAAAACGTTGAAGATAAAAGAAACCGACCGAATTGCTGCACTGCAAAACGAGCTGGCAAAATTCGGTGCGACTATAAATGAACCTGAATTTGGAGAACTCGCATGGGATGGAAAGTTGGATCAGGAAGAACAGGAAGAAAATCCGATTATAAAGACATACCACGATCACCGAATGGCATTGGCTTTTGCACCAATGGCGTTGGCCGGATTTGCTATGCGAATTGATGATCCAATGGTAGTAACCAAATCCTATCCGGGTTTTTATGAAGACCTAAAACAGGTTGGATTTATTATTGAAGAATAAAAAATCCCGGTTGTTCGCCGGGGTGTCAGTCTGAGCGGAGTCGAAGACTGTATCATCCACACTTCGACTTCGTTCAGTGTGACATTTTATAATTTTATAAATATCTTCTTTTTATAAAGTATCCAGGCCGGAATAAAATTGAAGCCAATAAACAGGGCAGCATATAAAAAGCTCCCCAGTTCCAAACTCCAACCTGCATTTTCAAACAGGTTCATCCAGTGGTTATTTAAGCTGCTTCCGCCAAATTCCCAGGTATAAAATGGCAGGCGCCAAACATCGGCCAGTACATAAACGGCAATGGCGTTCGATCCAAATATAATTCCAGGTTTGGTTAAACGTGTACGGCCAAGAATATCAACAAAAAAGATACTTGCAGCTAAAACCATTCCGGCTAATCCGGAGGTGACCATTACAAATGAGCTGGTCCAGATGTTTTTATTAATTGGGAAAATATAATTCCAGAAAAAGCCGATTACAAAAGCAAAGAAGGAGAACGAGAAAAGGTAAATGACTTTTCGTTCGGCTGGTATTTTGCTAAGCACTAAATGACCTGCCAGCATCCCGGTTATTCCGGTTGCAATTGCCGGAAGAGTACTTAATAAGCCTTCCGGGTCCCAGGTTTCCTGCCATAAATAACCGGGCAAAAACTTACTGTCGATCCAGGCAGCTATGTTGGCGCCGGGCTCAAGCATTACTTTGCCGTAGCCAGGAGTGGGAATAAATAGCATTACCAGCCAGTAAATTACTAGCAAAGCACCAGCAATAATGGCCTGTGTTTTCCATTTCGAGTTCAGGAATAAAAAGGCACACGCTAAAAATACGATGGCAATTCGCTGAAGTACTCCGGCAATCCGTACATGTTCAAAACTGAAGCTGGGGAACAACCAAAGCAAAATACCAACCGCAAATATTTTTATCGAGCGAAATACGATCTTCTTGTACATTGGGCCTTTGGCAACACCGGCGTTCAGGCGTTTGGTATAAGCCAACGCAATGGATACCCCAACAATAAAAATAAAGAATGGAAATATAAGATCGGTTGGTGTCAATCCATTCCAGCTGGCGTGTTCCAGTGGTGGATAAATATGTGCCCAGGTGGCAGGATTGTTAACCATGATCATTGCGGCAATCGTAAATCCGCGAAAGGCATCAAGCGAAATAAGTCTTTTAAGTTCAGCCATTTGTTTATTCGGTTTAGTAAAATAATCTGATATTCTTAAAATTGTTTTTAAAAATATTAAAAAGTCAAACTTAGCAAAAATAATGAGATAAGGGATTTATATATCAATTTTATTGGAGGATAAAGATTTAGGTTTATTAAGTAGTATCAGTAAACGGTTACTTTCTTTTCTTGCGAAAAAACTCCTGCATTAATTCAGCGCATTCGGTTTCAAAAATGCCACTAACAATTTCTGTTTTGGGATGAAGTGCTTTGGCTGCAAACTTTTTAAAACCGCGTTTTTCATCAGAGGCACCATAAACGATTTTGCTAATTTGCGACCAGCCCAATGCTCCGGCACACATAACACAAGGTTCCAGTGTAACGTACAACGTACAGTCGTTAAGGTATTTGCCACCAAGTAAGTTGGCTGCTGCAGTAATGGCCTGCATTTCGGCATGCGCCGTAACGTCGTTCAGGGTTTCAGTAAGGTTGTGGGCGCGTGCAATTATCTTTCCTTTTGATACTACAACAGCTCCAACCGGAATTTCACCTTCGTCAAAAGCCTGAACAGCTTCTGCAAAGGCCTTCTTCATAAAATATTCGTCGTTAAACGGTTCAATCATAATGCTGAAATATTACTGCGAAGTAAATAAATCTTTGTGGTAATTCGTGTCTGCATGGTGGAACTTTGTGTTATTTTTTAGGATATGATGGTTGTGCTATCCAATCAATTTTATCTGTCAGTCATACATTCATCTGCTATTTCAACAGACGAAGAATTATAGCTGGGATTAGTAGAGTACATTATCCCAATGTATGGACTACCTGGTTCGAAAAAGTAACTTATGCGATTATCCCGGTTTGAACCATGTCTAACTATTACATTACTCTTTTCGCTTAAAATTAACGATCCATAAACTGAACGTTTTGAAGATGGGGAATCCTCACTAGCCGGAACGAAATAGAATGTGGAACATGACGAGAACAAAAACAGGAATACGATAGAAGTAAAGGTTTTCATAGTGTTGTCTTTTCTGAGTTACTCAAATTTCATTCCACAAAAAATGGCACTGTTTTATGAACCCGTTTTTAAAAATGAATTAAAACTAAAGAATCCCCTTTTTAATAGCTGTTTGCTCCAATTACAGTATGAAATGTCAGACATAATTGCCAAAATATCACTATTTTCGCGGCGTAAATAAAAGAAAGATATCATGTACAGAACACATACTTGTGGCGAACTTCGAATTGAGAATGCAGGAAATGAAGTAACTCTGGCCGGTTGGGTGCAACGCGTCCGCGACCTGGGAGCCATGACTTTTGTAGACTTACGCGACCGCTACGGTATTACCCAGCTGGTGGTTGACGAAAATACCGATAAAGCTGTTGCCAAAGCGCTTGAGGAATTGGGACGCGAATTTGTGATCCAGGCAAAGGGAACAGTTCGCGAGCGCCAAAGCAAAAACAAAAATATACCAACGGGTGATGTTGAAATCGCCCTATCGGAGATCAAGATTTTAGGACCGGCCGAAACGCCTCCGTTTACCATTGAAGATAATACCGATGGTGGTGACGACCTGCGGATGAAATATCGTTACCTCGACTTACGTCGTACACCTGTGCGCGAAAACCTGATTTTGCGTGCAAAGATGGCTCATGCTGTGCGTTCTTACCTGAATTCGAAAGATTTTATCGAGACAGAAACACCTGTACTGATTAAATCAACTCCGGAAGGAGCCCGCGACTTTGTGGTTCCGTCACGTATGAATGAAGGACAGTTTTATGCTCTTCCGCAATCGCCACAACAGTTTAAGCAATTATTGATGGTAGCAGGTTTCGACCGTTACTACCAGATTGTAAAGTGTTTCCGCGACGAAGACCTGCGCGCCGACCGTCAGCCGGAGTTTACACAAATCGACTGTGAAATGTCGTTTGTGGAGCAGAAAGATGTGCTGGAAATGTTCGAAGGGCTGACCCGTCACATGTTTAAAGAAACGCTGAATGTGGAAGTGGATGAGTTCCCTTGGATGCCTTATTCTGAAGCGATGGAGAAATATGGATCGGACAAACCCGATACTCGTTTCGAAATGCTGGTCAACGATATTACCGAAACCGTAAAAGGGAATGATTTTGTGGTGTTCGACTCGGCTGAATACATTGGTGCCATTTGTGCCAAAGGATGTGCTGCTTACACTCGCAAACAGCTCGACGGATTGACCAATTGGGTGAAACGTCCGCAGGTTGGTGCCAAAGGTTTGGTTTATGTGAAGTGTAACGAGGACGGTTCATTTAAATCGTCGGTAGATAAGTTCTACTCGCAAAACGACCTGAAAGCCTGGGCCGAAAAAACAGGTGCCGAAGCCGGCGACTTGATCCTGGTAATGAGTGGCGACAAAGAACACATGCTTGATGCGCTTGGGGCGCTTCGTTTAGAAATGGCAAACCAACTCGGATTACGCGACAAAAATGTGTTTAAACCCTTGTGGGTTGTAGACTTCCCGTTGTTGGAATGGGATGAAGAAAGCAAGCGCTTCCACGCAATGCACCACCCGTTTACTTCGCCAAAACCTGAGGATATCGCGTTAATGGATACTGATCCTGCAAAAGTGCGTGCCAATGCTTACGACCTTGTAATCAATGGTGTTGAAATTGGTGGAGGTTCGGTACGAATCTTCGACTCGGCATTGCAGGCAAAAATGTTCAGTCTGCTTGGTTTTACCAAAGAAGAGGCCGAAGCACAGTTTGGTTTCCTGATGAACGCCTTTAAATACGGTGCGCCGCCACATGCGGGTATCGCTTTTGGTTTCGACCGTCTGGTGTCGTTATTTGCCGGGCTGGATACAATTCGCGACGTTATTGCTTTTCCGAAAAACAATGCCGGCCGCGATGTGATGATCGATACTCCATCACCGATCGCCGATGCGCAGTTGAACGAGTTGTGCCTGAAACTGAATGTAAAAGAGAAGAAATAAATTCTAAGACATACAAATACATTAAGGAGCTTTCGGGCTCCTTTTTTGTTGAAACCGTTAAATTTGACAAAGAATAACAAAAGTTTGTATTTGTGATTGAACTTCCGTTTAATTTTGCACAAAAATCAAAAAACAGACAGCCAACTTTGACTGATAGAAATTATGCATAAAATATTACGAAAAAGAATTCTGAATCCTGCCGTTGAGGAGATCGTTGTAGAAGCGCCTTACGTGGCCAGGAAATGCCAACCCGGACAATTCATTATCATTATTGTTGAAGAGGGAGGCGAACGCATCCCATTGACAATCGCCGATTATAATCGTGCAGAGCAGTCAGTAACCATGATTTACCAGGTTGTGGGGCATTCAACACAGTTGCTTCAG harbors:
- a CDS encoding 3-phosphoshikimate 1-carboxyvinyltransferase translates to MIYQVTTDIKEISGTINLPASKSISNRALIINALSYSPYPIRNLSDSDDTRVLTAALFSNSNKFNIGHAGTAMRFLTAFLAKIVGEWEITGSERMQQRPISILVDALNQLGAQIEYLGNEGCPPLKILGSHLKGQTIELDGSVSSQYISALLLIAPTIENGLTLKLKGNITSRSYIKLTLELMAKFGIQYRWDNNEIFVPEQKYFARDFTCEADWSGASYWYQIMALVDNGEVLLENLLLDSLQGDANIAGWFEQFGVTSTQKKEGVLLAKSKNRQPEKLVLDFIENPDVAQTMACLCVAKNIPYHFSGLKTLKIKETDRIAALQNELAKFGATINEPEFGELAWDGKLDQEEQEENPIIKTYHDHRMALAFAPMALAGFAMRIDDPMVVTKSYPGFYEDLKQVGFIIEE
- a CDS encoding heparan-alpha-glucosaminide N-acetyltransferase domain-containing protein, which produces MAELKRLISLDAFRGFTIAAMIMVNNPATWAHIYPPLEHASWNGLTPTDLIFPFFIFIVGVSIALAYTKRLNAGVAKGPMYKKIVFRSIKIFAVGILLWLFPSFSFEHVRIAGVLQRIAIVFLACAFLFLNSKWKTQAIIAGALLVIYWLVMLFIPTPGYGKVMLEPGANIAAWIDSKFLPGYLWQETWDPEGLLSTLPAIATGITGMLAGHLVLSKIPAERKVIYLFSFSFFAFVIGFFWNYIFPINKNIWTSSFVMVTSGLAGMVLAASIFFVDILGRTRLTKPGIIFGSNAIAVYVLADVWRLPFYTWEFGGSSLNNHWMNLFENAGWSLELGSFLYAALFIGFNFIPAWILYKKKIFIKL
- a CDS encoding nucleoside deaminase, encoding MIEPFNDEYFMKKAFAEAVQAFDEGEIPVGAVVVSKGKIIARAHNLTETLNDVTAHAEMQAITAAANLLGGKYLNDCTLYVTLEPCVMCAGALGWSQISKIVYGASDEKRGFKKFAAKALHPKTEIVSGIFETECAELMQEFFRKKRK
- the aspS gene encoding aspartate--tRNA ligase codes for the protein MYRTHTCGELRIENAGNEVTLAGWVQRVRDLGAMTFVDLRDRYGITQLVVDENTDKAVAKALEELGREFVIQAKGTVRERQSKNKNIPTGDVEIALSEIKILGPAETPPFTIEDNTDGGDDLRMKYRYLDLRRTPVRENLILRAKMAHAVRSYLNSKDFIETETPVLIKSTPEGARDFVVPSRMNEGQFYALPQSPQQFKQLLMVAGFDRYYQIVKCFRDEDLRADRQPEFTQIDCEMSFVEQKDVLEMFEGLTRHMFKETLNVEVDEFPWMPYSEAMEKYGSDKPDTRFEMLVNDITETVKGNDFVVFDSAEYIGAICAKGCAAYTRKQLDGLTNWVKRPQVGAKGLVYVKCNEDGSFKSSVDKFYSQNDLKAWAEKTGAEAGDLILVMSGDKEHMLDALGALRLEMANQLGLRDKNVFKPLWVVDFPLLEWDEESKRFHAMHHPFTSPKPEDIALMDTDPAKVRANAYDLVINGVEIGGGSVRIFDSALQAKMFSLLGFTKEEAEAQFGFLMNAFKYGAPPHAGIAFGFDRLVSLFAGLDTIRDVIAFPKNNAGRDVMIDTPSPIADAQLNELCLKLNVKEKK